A part of Helicobacter ibis genomic DNA contains:
- a CDS encoding tetratricopeptide repeat protein — protein MEFQYRDPLFSIVILIFCIGVISILAYYWNYITSKQKQNGILKFMKNFDYVGFDNEIKEFLALSPNPMPSILFMAKMYSKSANYEKAIRLYLTLLNNIKNPIDKVPILESLSDVYYKAGFPLRSKEICLEILKHFPRDEEALRKLIKINEELSLYQEALEALKCLKEIKGNMTKEELYLQAKILITSKESNKEKKLLEILKKEKNLSRIILSFFKDFYPTLFWQRVEELENKDILNILDILWNTQMQELPSNPLKSKILNDIYKTKGYYDDDNFKKETFELESICLLQREGHYFGDLKFSYKCNICNAISPLSFDRCPHCGEILSIKCIATLKEKENEMRYSFL, from the coding sequence TTGGAATTTCAATACAGAGATCCTCTCTTTAGCATAGTAATTTTAATATTTTGCATAGGGGTTATTAGTATTCTTGCATATTATTGGAACTACATAACAAGCAAACAAAAACAAAATGGTATTTTGAAGTTTATGAAAAACTTCGACTATGTTGGGTTTGATAATGAAATAAAAGAGTTTCTAGCACTAAGCCCAAATCCAATGCCTTCAATATTGTTTATGGCTAAAATGTATAGCAAAAGTGCAAATTATGAAAAAGCAATAAGACTATATCTAACGCTACTAAACAACATAAAAAATCCAATAGATAAAGTCCCAATTTTAGAATCTCTAAGTGATGTGTATTATAAAGCAGGATTCCCATTGCGTTCAAAAGAAATATGCTTAGAGATTCTAAAGCATTTCCCAAGAGATGAAGAAGCATTAAGAAAGCTAATTAAAATAAATGAGGAGCTAAGCCTCTATCAAGAAGCACTAGAAGCCTTAAAATGCTTAAAAGAAATAAAAGGCAACATGACAAAAGAAGAACTATATCTACAAGCTAAGATTCTAATAACCAGCAAAGAATCCAACAAAGAAAAAAAGCTCCTAGAAATACTAAAAAAAGAAAAAAATCTATCAAGGATTATTTTGAGCTTTTTTAAAGACTTTTATCCAACACTATTTTGGCAGCGCGTTGAAGAACTAGAAAATAAGGACATATTAAATATACTTGATATTTTATGGAATACACAAATGCAAGAACTCCCAAGCAATCCTCTAAAATCAAAAATACTAAATGATATATATAAAACAAAGGGTTATTATGATGATGATAACTTCAAAAAAGAAACTTTTGAACTAGAATCTATATGTCTCTTGCAAAGAGAAGGTCATTATTTTGGCGACCTAAAATTTAGCTATAAATGTAATATTTGCAATGCAATCTCCCCGCTTAGCTTTGATAGATGTCCGCATTGTGGAGAGATTTTAAGCATAAAATGTATAGCCACACTAAAGGAGAAAGAAAATGAAATGCGTTACTCTTTTTTGTGA
- the rnhA gene encoding ribonuclease HI, with the protein MKCVTLFCDGSSLGNPGAGGWCGILDYNGKRKIISGGESHTTNNRMELTALIQSLKALKEPCNVLIVSDSKYVLDGISKWLPNWIEKNFSKIKNPDLWKEYIEVSKMHKIDVMWVKGHNGHKENEMCDNIAKEEALKYKLGEHNESNAVSKSN; encoded by the coding sequence ATGAAATGCGTTACTCTTTTTTGTGATGGCTCTTCACTTGGGAATCCCGGTGCTGGTGGCTGGTGCGGAATCCTAGATTATAATGGCAAACGCAAAATAATAAGCGGTGGAGAATCTCACACTACAAATAATAGAATGGAACTAACTGCCCTAATACAATCACTAAAAGCACTAAAAGAACCATGTAATGTGCTTATTGTAAGCGATTCTAAATATGTGCTAGATGGAATCTCAAAGTGGCTACCTAACTGGATAGAGAAAAACTTCAGTAAAATTAAAAATCCTGACCTTTGGAAAGAATACATAGAAGTCTCAAAAATGCACAAAATAGATGTGATGTGGGTAAAAGGACATAATGGACATAAAGAAAATGAAATGTGCGATAATATCGCAAAAGAAGAAGCATTAAAATACAAACTTGGAGAACATAATGAATCTAATGCAGTTTCAAAAAGCAATTAA
- the rnc gene encoding ribonuclease III codes for MNLMQFQKAINYKFKNMTILKEALTHKSLKKSTHNERLEFLGDAVLDLIIGEYLFYKFPTSPEGELSKMRAAMVNEKSLSKIARYLQMGEVLYISQSEEANLGREKDSILSNAFEAVLGAIYLESNLEEVREIAIPLFEKIFPKIDLKHLFYDHKTSLQEITQALFGVIPEYKLIDSKGPDHNKEFIMAVYIDNKEYAIASGKSKKVAEQSCAKIALEMIESNSKKGDR; via the coding sequence ATGAATCTAATGCAGTTTCAAAAAGCAATTAATTATAAGTTCAAAAACATGACTATCCTAAAAGAAGCACTAACTCACAAAAGCCTTAAAAAAAGCACTCATAATGAAAGGCTAGAATTCTTAGGTGATGCTGTGCTTGATTTAATAATTGGAGAATATTTATTTTATAAATTCCCAACCTCACCTGAAGGTGAGCTATCAAAAATGCGTGCTGCTATGGTAAATGAAAAATCCCTCTCAAAAATCGCAAGATACCTACAAATGGGTGAAGTGCTATATATATCACAAAGCGAGGAAGCAAACTTAGGAAGAGAAAAAGATTCAATACTATCAAATGCGTTTGAAGCTGTGCTTGGTGCGATATATTTAGAGAGTAATTTAGAAGAAGTAAGAGAAATTGCAATACCGCTTTTTGAAAAAATATTCCCCAAAATAGACTTAAAACACTTATTTTACGACCACAAAACAAGTCTGCAAGAAATCACTCAAGCACTATTTGGGGTAATACCTGAATATAAATTAATAGATTCAAAAGGACCAGATCATAATAAAGAATTCATAATGGCTGTGTATATAGATAATAAAGAATATGCAATTGCAAGCGGAAAAAGCAAGAAAGTAGCTGAACAAAGCTGTGCAAAAATAGCACTAGAGATGATAGAAAGTAATTCTAAAAAAGGTGATAGATGA
- the aroC gene encoding chorismate synthase has protein sequence MNTFGVRLRLSTFGESHGEAIGGILDGFPAGLKIDRKLLKQEMTRRQGGRNLYSTQRKEDDIVEILSGVFDDATLGTPIGFIIKNNNTKSNHYDNIKDIFRPGHADITYYNKYGIYDYRGGGRASARESAIRVAGGAFAKMLLREFNIQVQSGILSIGNIECKDIDFNNALKSEIYSLDKNIEKLQKQEILKHKNNHDSIGGVALLKASNVPKGLGEGLYYKLDSAIGSILGLNGVKAVEIGSGVESSKKTGKENNDEIDTNGFLTNNAGGMLGGISNGEEIIIKLHFKPTPSIFIPQKSIDKNNKETICHIKGRHDPCIAIRGSVVGESMLSLILADMLLLNASSTIQSLKKIYA, from the coding sequence ATGAACACTTTTGGGGTTAGATTAAGACTTAGCACATTTGGAGAAAGTCATGGAGAAGCAATAGGTGGAATCTTAGATGGATTCCCAGCAGGACTTAAGATAGATAGAAAATTATTAAAACAAGAAATGACAAGACGACAAGGGGGCAGGAATCTATACTCAACACAAAGAAAAGAAGATGATATAGTAGAGATTCTAAGTGGGGTATTTGATGATGCTACTCTAGGCACTCCAATAGGGTTTATAATAAAAAACAACAACACAAAATCAAATCACTACGATAATATAAAAGATATTTTTCGTCCCGGTCATGCTGATATTACATACTATAACAAATATGGTATCTATGATTATAGAGGTGGTGGCAGGGCTAGTGCTAGAGAAAGTGCTATTAGGGTTGCTGGTGGCGCATTTGCTAAAATGCTTTTAAGGGAGTTTAACATACAAGTGCAAAGTGGGATTCTTAGCATAGGAAACATAGAATGCAAAGATATAGACTTTAATAATGCACTTAAAAGCGAGATATATTCCCTTGATAAAAATATAGAAAAACTACAAAAACAAGAAATACTAAAACATAAAAATAACCACGATAGTATAGGCGGTGTTGCACTACTTAAGGCTAGTAATGTCCCAAAGGGGCTTGGAGAGGGGCTATATTATAAGCTAGATTCTGCAATAGGAAGCATACTTGGACTAAATGGTGTAAAAGCAGTAGAAATAGGAAGTGGAGTAGAATCCTCTAAAAAAACAGGAAAAGAAAATAATGATGAAATAGATACAAATGGATTTCTAACAAATAATGCAGGTGGTATGCTAGGAGGGATAAGCAATGGAGAAGAAATTATTATTAAACTACATTTCAAACCAACACCAAGTATATTTATCCCACAAAAAAGCATAGATAAAAATAACAAAGAAACAATATGTCATATAAAAGGCAGACATGATCCATGTATCGCCATTAGAGGGAGTGTTGTAGGAGAATCTATGCTTTCTTTAATCTTAGCTGATATGCTACTTTTAAATGCAAGTAGCACAATTCAATCATTAAAAAAAATATATGCTTAG
- a CDS encoding 4Fe-4S binding protein, which yields MIINKHIKTELIDKTLPNYNTKLKIIEETQEIIDSFLLDSTKSADIDNKVALLYSADNDEIPSIITNFKESLEESEHKFNASLLDINNITLFSGSFGNFTATFSDDSSATFSQAVLFVHDDNLIRFNGVYSVADFESPPALIECLGKNIGTYTYKEVISYKDDYCQYNERREKHCAKCVDICPTFGVGGDDSIMKLVFSHIDCISCGACIGVCPTNCLEYEELPKEGLEEIIDLYKDTKVFLCDYSGYEELVNNNIILDESLTPMVLPNIKMLNENDYLTILQTSGYDVVIYNKNSILESVVSFINNITNQIYNRDSLLIADIHNINELSNKAQKFAEYLYKNRYSKPYRESFSQRIQYMIKDKDYGMAQSIAPTYYGNISINKEKCTLCLSCVGACNVNAIFARSDDFSLRFNPSICTTCGYCVDSCPEKVIELHRNGMELNSNYFKSKELTKDEPFKCVECGKVFSTKKSIDKIATMMSVAFANDPKKLKTLQCCSDCKVKVMFATN from the coding sequence ATGATAATAAATAAACATATAAAAACAGAACTAATAGATAAAACCCTGCCAAACTATAATACAAAGCTAAAAATAATAGAAGAAACACAAGAAATAATAGATAGCTTTTTGCTTGATTCAACAAAAAGTGCTGATATAGATAATAAAGTCGCACTACTTTACTCTGCAGATAATGATGAAATTCCAAGTATTATTACAAACTTTAAAGAAAGCCTAGAGGAAAGTGAGCATAAATTTAATGCCTCATTACTTGATATAAATAATATCACTCTTTTTAGTGGTAGTTTTGGTAATTTCACAGCTACATTTAGCGATGATTCATCAGCTACTTTTTCTCAAGCGGTGCTATTTGTCCATGATGATAATTTAATTAGATTTAATGGAGTATATAGCGTTGCTGACTTTGAATCTCCACCTGCATTGATAGAATGTCTAGGTAAAAATATAGGCACATACACATATAAAGAGGTGATTTCGTATAAAGATGATTATTGCCAATACAATGAAAGAAGAGAGAAGCATTGTGCAAAATGCGTAGATATATGCCCTACTTTTGGAGTTGGCGGAGATGATAGCATTATGAAACTAGTATTCTCTCATATAGACTGTATATCTTGTGGAGCATGTATAGGCGTGTGTCCTACAAACTGCTTAGAATATGAAGAACTACCAAAAGAAGGGTTAGAAGAAATAATAGATTTATATAAAGATACTAAAGTATTTTTATGTGATTATAGCGGGTATGAAGAACTTGTAAATAACAATATAATACTAGACGAATCCCTAACTCCAATGGTATTACCAAATATAAAAATGCTAAATGAAAATGACTATCTAACAATCCTCCAAACAAGCGGATATGATGTTGTAATCTATAACAAAAATAGCATTTTAGAATCTGTAGTATCATTCATTAACAATATAACAAATCAAATTTACAATAGAGATTCTCTACTAATAGCTGATATACACAATATAAACGAACTATCAAACAAAGCCCAAAAATTCGCAGAATATCTGTATAAAAATAGATATTCTAAACCATATAGAGAATCCTTTTCACAAAGAATTCAATACATGATAAAAGACAAAGATTACGGAATGGCACAAAGCATAGCACCTACATACTATGGAAACATAAGTATAAATAAAGAAAAATGTACATTATGTCTATCATGCGTAGGTGCTTGTAATGTAAATGCTATTTTTGCTAGAAGTGATGATTTCTCTTTAAGATTTAATCCTTCTATATGCACTACCTGTGGATATTGTGTAGATTCATGCCCTGAAAAGGTAATTGAATTGCATAGAAATGGAATGGAACTAAACTCAAACTACTTCAAAAGTAAAGAATTAACCAAAGATGAGCCATTTAAATGTGTAGAGTGCGGAAAAGTATTCTCTACTAAAAAATCAATAGACAAGATTGCAACGATGATGAGTGTAGCATTTGCTAACGATCCTAAAAAGCTAAAGACATTGCAATGTTGCTCTGATTGCAAAGTTAAAGTAATGTTTGCAACCAACTAA
- a CDS encoding molecular chaperone TorD family protein, translated as MIQDLTPIERENLTNARILYYDFFYGLFVFEMLDNRGEVLKQQLQVISQALIDENLLENIQHLQNEVSTNNTKRFIEEHSKMFALPFGAKQVGMHLSHYYENCVGGDSLLKIKALVKQSDVRVDTSLFKETEEHLGFICGFISYLLKNNQDELAKEVFLLAKDAFFGLCKELQERRDSDLYLDIALILESFLKFESEIIK; from the coding sequence ATGATTCAAGACTTAACACCAATTGAGAGAGAAAATCTGACAAATGCAAGAATCTTATATTATGACTTCTTTTATGGATTATTTGTTTTTGAAATGCTAGATAATAGAGGAGAAGTTTTAAAGCAACAATTACAAGTTATCTCACAAGCACTAATCGATGAAAATCTACTAGAAAATATACAACACCTACAAAATGAAGTATCCACAAATAACACAAAAAGATTCATAGAAGAGCACTCAAAAATGTTTGCATTACCATTTGGTGCAAAACAAGTTGGAATGCATTTATCTCATTATTATGAAAATTGCGTAGGTGGTGATAGTCTTTTAAAAATAAAAGCCTTAGTAAAGCAAAGCGATGTTAGAGTAGATACATCTCTTTTCAAAGAAACAGAAGAGCATTTAGGCTTTATTTGTGGGTTTATATCATATCTACTAAAGAACAACCAAGATGAATTAGCAAAAGAAGTTTTTTTACTAGCAAAAGATGCGTTTTTTGGTCTATGTAAAGAGTTGCAAGAAAGAAGAGATTCTGATTTATATTTAGATATAGCACTTATTTTAGAATCTTTTTTAAAATTTGAAAGTGAGATTATTAAGTAA
- a CDS encoding twin-arginine translocation signal domain-containing protein has product MEKSRREFLKTATKTSVAVAGVSIALAGCSKKGTSENLVRGKSPKEEILYQKTQQWDMYYSVAK; this is encoded by the coding sequence ATGGAGAAAAGTAGGCGTGAATTTCTAAAAACCGCCACTAAAACTTCAGTGGCAGTAGCTGGTGTTAGTATAGCATTAGCAGGTTGTAGCAAGAAAGGCACAAGTGAGAATCTTGTAAGGGGGAAATCTCCTAAAGAAGAGATTCTTTATCAAAAAACACAACAATGGGATATGTATTATTCTGTTGCAAAATAA
- a CDS encoding molybdopterin-dependent oxidoreductase produces the protein MSEAIKRRNTRRAFLKMTALGSLASASVALGADSQKTMRPATAQELKERYPNSQKIKTICTHCSVGCGVIAEVVDGVWVRQEVAQDHPVSQGGHCCKGADLIDRARSETRLRYPLEKKDGKWARVKYDEAMDKIAEKLKQIREESGPDAVMFLGSAKCSNEQSYYIRKFAAFFGTNNIDHCARVUHSPTVAGVANTFGYGGMTNHLGDMMFSKYILVIGANPAVNHPVSMVHILRAKEQGAKLVCIDPRFTKTAAKCDEFHRIRSGTDIAFAYGLLNHIIENKLYDEKFLQERVYGYEEIIAEAKKFPPEVAADICGIPADAIRHIAEEMASAKPASLIWNQGLTQHTVGTSNTRIMPILQMFLGNIGKNGGGVNILRGHDNVQGASDMNNLSDSLPGYYGLGEPAWRHFCKHWGVEYDWMLNRFKDKKMMEKTGFAHSTWKFGVLDDENAANNGGTKLRALVVIGSGMTTVSLLNLQKKAMDMLDLVVFVDPYVNDLAIYSDRSDNLFMLPAASQMETAGSVAATNRSYQWRSKVMEPLFECRPDEEFLFGLADRLGFLKEMQWRLYDIAKSKGRTEFIWPDDATTELTQSIRSIGLQGMSPERLKAHQENWHMFDKVTLEGTGPFKGDYYGLPWPCWSDKHPGTPVMYNDSIPVMRGGMGFRVNWGTTSPDGKSMLTNRSLPNSKHIGGHAPVTAANAESLGIKLTEEEKKAVAGSTFALGIGNNILVEKALEAGLCPYGNGKARAKVWNWYDQIPLHREPLHSVRGDLVSKYPSFPDKKDHFRANIQYESRQKERDWVKEFPVNMLSGRLVAHMGTGAETRSAKYLAEVEGEMFVEIHPDKASELNIKNGDQVWLHGTNGAKILVPAKISTRVDYNSVWLPQNFSGLDQGESRLDKYPEGTKPYVIGESANMISSYGFDYNSACPETKCGLCRIEKAQ, from the coding sequence ATGAGCGAAGCGATCAAAAGACGCAACACTAGGCGTGCGTTTTTAAAGATGACTGCTCTTGGAAGCTTGGCTAGTGCTAGTGTAGCACTTGGTGCAGATAGTCAAAAAACTATGCGTCCAGCCACAGCTCAAGAGTTAAAAGAAAGATATCCAAATTCACAAAAAATCAAAACAATTTGCACTCACTGCTCTGTAGGTTGCGGTGTAATTGCTGAAGTTGTAGATGGAGTTTGGGTTAGACAAGAAGTTGCACAAGATCACCCAGTTTCTCAAGGTGGGCACTGCTGTAAAGGTGCAGACTTGATTGATAGAGCAAGAAGTGAAACTAGACTTAGATATCCATTAGAGAAAAAAGATGGAAAATGGGCTAGAGTAAAATACGATGAAGCAATGGATAAAATTGCTGAAAAACTTAAGCAAATTAGAGAAGAAAGTGGACCTGATGCAGTTATGTTCTTAGGTAGTGCTAAATGTTCTAATGAACAAAGCTACTATATAAGAAAATTTGCAGCATTTTTTGGAACAAATAACATAGACCATTGTGCTAGAGTTTGACACAGCCCGACAGTCGCTGGTGTAGCGAATACATTTGGGTATGGTGGAATGACTAATCACCTTGGCGATATGATGTTTTCAAAATATATTTTAGTTATTGGTGCAAATCCAGCTGTTAATCACCCTGTATCAATGGTGCATATCTTAAGAGCAAAAGAACAAGGTGCTAAACTTGTTTGTATTGATCCAAGATTTACAAAAACAGCAGCTAAATGTGATGAGTTCCATAGAATAAGAAGCGGAACTGATATAGCTTTTGCTTATGGTTTATTAAATCACATAATCGAAAACAAGCTATATGATGAAAAGTTCCTACAAGAGCGTGTTTATGGTTATGAAGAAATTATTGCAGAAGCAAAAAAATTCCCACCAGAAGTAGCAGCTGATATCTGTGGAATCCCAGCTGATGCAATCCGTCATATAGCTGAAGAAATGGCTAGTGCAAAACCTGCAAGCCTTATTTGGAATCAAGGTTTAACACAACACACAGTAGGAACTAGCAACACAAGAATAATGCCTATTTTACAAATGTTCTTGGGTAATATTGGTAAAAATGGTGGTGGTGTGAATATTCTAAGAGGACATGATAATGTTCAAGGTGCTTCTGATATGAACAATCTATCAGATTCTCTACCTGGTTATTATGGTCTTGGAGAGCCTGCATGGAGACATTTCTGTAAGCACTGGGGTGTAGAGTATGACTGGATGCTAAACAGATTTAAAGATAAAAAAATGATGGAAAAAACAGGCTTTGCACACTCTACATGGAAGTTTGGTGTTTTAGATGATGAAAATGCAGCAAACAATGGCGGGACTAAGCTTAGGGCATTGGTTGTTATTGGCTCTGGTATGACTACTGTATCACTTTTAAATTTACAAAAGAAAGCTATGGATATGCTAGATTTAGTAGTATTTGTAGATCCTTATGTAAATGACCTGGCAATATATAGCGATAGAAGCGATAATCTATTTATGTTACCTGCTGCCTCACAAATGGAAACTGCCGGTTCAGTTGCTGCAACTAATAGAAGCTATCAGTGGAGAAGTAAGGTTATGGAACCTCTATTTGAGTGTCGTCCAGATGAAGAATTCTTATTTGGATTAGCTGATAGATTAGGATTCTTAAAGGAAATGCAGTGGAGATTATATGATATTGCAAAGTCAAAAGGTAGAACAGAATTTATTTGGCCTGATGATGCAACAACAGAATTAACACAAAGCATAAGAAGCATAGGTCTTCAAGGTATGAGTCCAGAAAGACTAAAAGCTCACCAAGAAAATTGGCATATGTTCGATAAAGTAACACTAGAAGGAACTGGACCATTTAAGGGAGATTATTATGGATTACCATGGCCTTGCTGGAGTGATAAGCACCCCGGAACTCCTGTAATGTATAATGATAGTATCCCTGTTATGCGTGGAGGTATGGGATTCCGTGTGAATTGGGGAACAACAAGCCCTGATGGTAAGAGTATGCTAACAAATAGATCATTGCCTAACTCTAAACATATTGGAGGACATGCACCTGTAACTGCAGCTAATGCTGAATCTCTAGGCATAAAACTAACAGAAGAAGAAAAGAAAGCGGTAGCTGGAAGCACTTTTGCGTTAGGAATCGGTAATAACATACTAGTAGAAAAAGCACTAGAAGCTGGTCTATGTCCTTATGGTAATGGTAAGGCTAGAGCAAAGGTATGGAATTGGTATGACCAAATACCACTACATAGAGAGCCACTGCATTCAGTAAGAGGTGATTTGGTAAGCAAATATCCTAGCTTCCCAGATAAAAAAGATCACTTTAGAGCAAATATCCAATATGAATCTAGACAAAAAGAAAGAGATTGGGTAAAAGAATTCCCTGTAAATATGCTAAGTGGAAGACTTGTTGCTCATATGGGAACTGGTGCTGAGACTAGAAGTGCAAAATATCTAGCTGAAGTTGAAGGTGAAATGTTTGTAGAAATCCACCCTGATAAAGCTTCAGAGCTAAATATTAAAAATGGCGATCAAGTATGGTTGCACGGAACAAATGGTGCTAAGATTCTAGTTCCTGCAAAAATATCAACAAGAGTGGATTACAATAGCGTTTGGCTACCTCAAAACTTCTCTGGTTTAGATCAAGGAGAATCTAGACTTGATAAGTATCCTGAAGGCACAAAGCCTTATGTAATTGGTGAATCTGCTAATATGATTTCAAGTTATGGCTTTGATTACAACTCTGCTTGTCCAGAGACAAAATGCGGTCTATGCAGAATCGAAAAAGCACAATAA
- the fdh3B gene encoding formate dehydrogenase FDH3 subunit beta: MSNTTNILDNFSRIKFYCDTNRCIECHGCDVACKEAHHLPVGVNRRRVVVLNEGQVGKESAVSIACMHCSDAPCAQVCPVDCFYIRADGIVLHDKKTCIGCAYCLYACPFGAPQFPKNGVFESRGSMDKCTFCAGGPEETNSKEEYELYGQNRIAEGKVPMCASMCSTKALLAGSSEEVANIITHRATMRGENIPNAVPNVWKTAYGN, translated from the coding sequence ATGAGTAATACAACAAATATTTTAGATAATTTCTCAAGAATCAAATTTTATTGTGATACAAACAGATGTATAGAATGTCATGGGTGTGATGTAGCTTGTAAAGAGGCTCATCACTTGCCTGTTGGAGTAAATAGAAGAAGAGTTGTTGTGCTAAATGAAGGTCAAGTAGGCAAAGAAAGTGCTGTTTCAATTGCTTGTATGCACTGCTCTGATGCACCTTGTGCTCAAGTGTGTCCTGTAGATTGCTTCTATATTAGAGCAGATGGGATTGTATTACACGACAAAAAGACTTGCATAGGTTGTGCTTACTGCCTTTATGCTTGTCCGTTTGGTGCACCACAATTCCCTAAAAATGGAGTATTTGAAAGTCGTGGTTCAATGGATAAATGTACATTCTGTGCTGGTGGTCCTGAAGAGACAAATAGTAAAGAAGAATATGAACTATATGGACAAAACAGAATAGCAGAAGGTAAAGTGCCTATGTGTGCTAGTATGTGTTCAACTAAAGCTCTACTAGCTGGAAGTAGCGAAGAAGTAGCCAATATAATCACTCATCGTGCAACAATGAGGGGAGAAAATATTCCAAATGCTGTGCCAAATGTGTGGAAAACTGCCTATGGTAACTAA
- a CDS encoding formate dehydrogenase subunit gamma, translating into MKTIKTFLLMLFIAFSNLAFAANPSVPQEGGKQYAEVIKGNDTLMVNPMNKNLYGGPEVEAIKNWGIHSPNAVGWGNIFTILQGNYFSTIFAIIVILVPLAFLTHFMVVGQKKFEHGKKIRVFSNYNIIVHWCAAVPFVVLCLTGLVMIFGDKLGGGSFVRFARDVHGIATILFVIFGVLMFLMWIKHALFRAYDIQWLMIMGGYLSKEKKPVPAGKFNAGQKMWFWVCTVGGFIMAISGAYMYFQFADIETLRMMALLHNVLGFLVIALLITHIYMAVFAIEGALNSIIDGHMGEEEIAILHSYYYKEINAA; encoded by the coding sequence ATGAAAACAATTAAAACTTTCTTATTAATGTTATTTATAGCTTTTAGCAACTTAGCATTTGCAGCAAACCCTAGTGTTCCACAAGAGGGAGGTAAGCAATATGCTGAAGTAATAAAGGGCAATGATACTTTAATGGTAAATCCTATGAATAAAAATTTATATGGTGGTCCAGAAGTAGAAGCAATCAAAAATTGGGGGATTCATTCTCCTAATGCGGTTGGTTGGGGAAATATATTTACTATTTTACAAGGTAATTATTTCTCAACTATATTTGCCATTATAGTAATTTTAGTGCCTCTTGCATTTCTAACACATTTTATGGTTGTTGGTCAAAAAAAGTTTGAGCATGGCAAGAAAATAAGAGTATTTTCTAACTACAACATAATAGTTCACTGGTGTGCTGCTGTGCCTTTTGTAGTGCTATGCTTAACTGGTCTTGTTATGATTTTTGGGGATAAACTTGGTGGTGGCTCTTTTGTAAGATTTGCTAGAGATGTTCATGGTATTGCTACTATATTGTTTGTAATATTTGGTGTATTGATGTTTTTAATGTGGATTAAACACGCACTATTTAGAGCATACGACATACAATGGCTAATGATAATGGGCGGATACTTAAGTAAGGAGAAAAAACCAGTTCCAGCTGGCAAATTTAATGCTGGTCAAAAAATGTGGTTTTGGGTTTGCACAGTTGGTGGCTTTATTATGGCTATATCTGGTGCTTATATGTATTTTCAATTTGCAGATATTGAGACATTAAGAATGATGGCGTTATTGCATAATGTGCTTGGATTTTTAGTGATTGCACTATTAATTACACACATATATATGGCAGTATTTGCGATTGAAGGTGCATTAAACTCAATAATAGACGGACATATGGGCGAAGAAGAAATAGCTATACTACATAGCTACTACTACAAAGAAATAAATGCTGCATAA